A window from Culex pipiens pallens isolate TS chromosome 3, TS_CPP_V2, whole genome shotgun sequence encodes these proteins:
- the LOC120414437 gene encoding chitotriosidase-1-like has protein sequence MMKAVLCLIFTLCRYQSFAQNIVCYYDGRAGTYATPVLPEALQSANCTHYTYIGIGLTSKGDLRELNPNFDLKTGLPSFLQLRSPTSKLLVLLGGIYESSATFSTAVAASLDSLINNVALFLTRHNLDGVDVDWRYPGSRGGKPNDKANFQKFLIRLRARLNMMNKLLAISVSPNPAPSGVAYDATTLSLYADMINVYAFNFTEGTETVTTNLAPMYSNSANPISVNSSISSWLSTKVRKNKLNLVVATYARSYTLANAASKSGLGAPTRGQGLAGTNSKQPGYLSQDEFCAIKSGYGNTSDATTQTTFFARDSSWVSSETADSLVQKYSYVIDSGLAGVGIYTLDWDDTSDGCGAGQFPAVQLARDYLLSSY, from the exons ATGATGAAAGCAGTGTTGTGTCTGATTTTCACACTGTGCCGCTACCAAAGCTTTGCCCAGA ATATCGTCTGCTATTACGATGGTCGTGCAGGAACCTACGCGACCCCGGTGCTGCCGGAGGCACTCCAATCGGCCAACTGTACCCACTACACGTACATCGGAATTGGGCTCACATCAAAGGGAGACCTTCGGGAGCTGAATCCTAACTTTGATTTGAAAA CTGGCCTCCCGTCGTTTCTTCAGCTGCGGTCTCCCACATCGAAACTGTTGGTCCTGCTGGGGGGCATCTACGAGAGCAGTGCCACGTTTTCAACC GCCGTTGCCGCCTCGTTGGATTCCCTCATCAATAACGTAGCCCTGTTTTTGACCCGCCACAACCTGGACGGTGTCGACGTAGACTGGCGGTACCCGGGAAGCCGCGGGGGAAAACCCAACGATAAG GCCAATTTCCAAAAGTTTCTGATCCGGCTACGGGCTCGCCTCAACATGATGAACAAGCTGCTTGCGATATCTGTTTCCCCGAACCCGGCACCGTCCGGGGTGGCTTACGATGCTACAACATTAAGCCT ATATGCCGACATGATCAATGTGTACGCGTTCAACTTTACCGAGGGAACGGAAACCGTGACGACAAATTTGGCCCCAATGTACTCAAATTCCGCCAACCCGATTAGTGTg AACTCGTCAATCTCGAGCTGGCTCTCGACAAAGGTTAGGAAAAACAAGCTGAACCTCGTCGTCGCCACGTACGCCCGCTCCTACACCCTGGCTAACGCGGCCTCCAAGAGTGGCTTGGGGGCACCGACCCGTGGCCAAGGGTTGGCCGGAACAAACAGCAAACAACCGGGCTACCTGTCCCAGGACGAGTTTTGTGCAATCAAATCCGGTTATGGCAACACCAGCGATGCCACCACCCAGACCACCTTCTTCGCCCGGGACTCGAGCTGGGTCAGTTCGGAGACGGCCGACTCGCTGGTCCAGAAGTACTCGTACGTCATCGACAGCGGGCTGGCCGGGGTCGGCATTTACACGCTCGATTGGGACGACACCAGCGATGGCTGCGGGGCAGGCCAGTTTCCGGCCGTACAGCTGGCCAGGGACTATTTACTTTCGAGTTATTGA